DNA from Chelonia mydas isolate rCheMyd1 chromosome 3, rCheMyd1.pri.v2, whole genome shotgun sequence:
GTTGAGTGCTTCCAAATAAAGCAACAAAAAATTGTTCTAAGCCAAACATCCACTAAGTGGTGGCAATGGAACCAACATTAAACTTTGGAATGGAAGTTTTAGCATTTGTTATAATATATATAAGATAGATTATATAAAAAAACTAGAGGGTTGTTATCAAGGCATATTCCTGGCAGGATgttggatttttcttttaaaagcttatAGGTTTAGTACTGGTGTGggtttttatttgaaattggCTTGAAAGACAAACTACTTATTAAATTCTCTTTTTTGTATATAAAAATGTGGAGAGGCTTGAAATGCAGAGTTCATGCCCCTCTGGATTGTTTGTTGCTTGCTTTCTGGTGGGTGTGGGTTTGtcttgttcccccctcccccccccactaatgcttaaaaacaaaacaaaaaacaaaaaaaaccacacacacagatggaatggctgctgctgctggtgcatattaTAACTAgtctccaaataaaaaaaaacaaaaatccccttCTTCCAAAGTCTCTCTATAAAAATAGGTTTGTTCTGTTCATGTCGCCATTTGCccttttgcaaattaattttttgtTCATCTCTCGATATAAAaagttttttcctctctcctcgcTTTTTAATTTACTTGCTCAGcaattaaacaaaaccaaacccaagaGGATCATCGAAGGACTGTGCGAGCTTGGCTAGTTCTCAAGGCTGCGGTCTCTGCTCCCGGGGTTTTATCCTCCCCCCTTCAGCGGGGTGCACACCCCTCTTCTCCGCTCCCCTCTCTCCGGCCCAGCTCCCCCTAGTCGTCGGAGATGGAGAGACGGCTGAAGATGGGCAGGCGCCTGCCGGAGTCCAGGCTCGGGGACTCGGAGCCGCTCAGGCTGCCGGAGCTGAGGGAGCCGCTCAGGTAGCTCTCCCGGTCGGAGAGCGAGTCCGGGGGGCTGGGCGGCGCGTCGAAGACGGGGGACTCGGAGAGGCGGCgcaggggctggaagctgaagggaGGCGAGGCGGGCGGCGCCGGGCAGCTCCCccctggcggcggcggcggctgctgctgctggcagcggtagAAGGCGGCGGCCGCtaccgcggcggcggcggcagcggggCTGGCGGCGAAGCTGGGGCTGTGGAGGGCGAGCGGCGCGATGAGgctgcccagctcctggcccgAGAAGGCGAAGGCGTTGTTGGCGCAGGGCGGCGAGAGCAGCTCGTCGCAGTAGGAGGCGGAGGCGGGCGGCGGCGGGGTGCGGGACCCGCCGGGGCTCTCGAGCAGCGCCGCCTCCAGCCGCCcgccgggctgctgctgcccgcAGCCGTGCTGGTGGTGGGCGGAGAAGCCGGAGAAGCTCAGGCTGTGGTGCAGCTTGGGCCGCTCGCCAGCGCCGCGCGGGGGCCCgaacccgccgccgccgcccagcGGCGGGTCCCGGGGGGCGAAGGCGCGCAGGTCACCGGTGCTGCCGGCGGGgtgaggcggcggcggcgggtgggggtggtggtgcgGGGCGGCGGGCGCGGCCGTGCCCCCTCCGGGCGCGGGGCGGCGCTCGTCCGCGTTGTGGATGAAGTGGCAGCGCGGGCCGTAGGGGCAGAAGCCGATGGTGTGGAAGGTGCGGCACAGCTCGGTCTTGTACTTGGGGTGGCGCGTGAGGCTGCGCAGCTCGTGGAAGCCGTGCGCGAACTGGCACTTCTCGCCGTACTTGCAGGCGCCGCTCTCCTCGAAGGGCCGGCACAGCTCCGTCTTGTAGCGCGTGGAGTTGATGGGCGCCCCgccgccccccttccccgcctgctgctgcagctgctgcatcAGGTGCTGGCTGCGCTCGCCATTCTCGCTGAACGAGCGGTCCCGGAACTTGTTCTCCTTGTTGAGCAGCGcggtggggctgctgctcccgccgcctccccccccgcccgtgCCCGTCTCCTTCAGGCTGCCGAacgaggaagaggaggacgaggacgacgAGCTGGAGCCCGAGGAGCTGGGGAACTTGGAGCTGTTGGCCAGAGCCTGCAGGTTGCTGGTGGAGTGCCTTCGCAGAAACCCCGGCGCGAAGCTGGAGCTGGGCGAGGTCACGGGGGTCCCCACCGCCTTCTTGTCCAGCATGCTGCTCAGGTTGCTCAGGGTTTTCTCACTCTGGAagcaagagggggaaaggaagagaaaaagttTGCAAAGTGACTCGGACGGGCAAGCAGGTCTGCAAGCGGCCAGCGCCCCCTGAGACTGCGCGGGGGTCAAACGCCCCCCTCGCAGCACATCTGCAGGGAGAGCGTGGGACATCTTAATGTCTCTCCTGCAGCTTGAGAGTTAGACACTAAAAACTTACTTCTCAGCAGTGTCTTTTAAAAGGTGACACAGCTCCAGCTAAAGCTTCACCTTCACAGCATTAGCCTAAGGACTTCCATTGCAAGAGTCTGAAGCCTTGAGGGAGATCTGATACTGATTTCAgcacatttacaactaaaagcTTTAGAGATCTTAAAGCTCCCCAATGCAATACAGCTCCAACTCTTGAAAAACTTCTAGTCAACAAATCTCCTTAGAACCCTGTGCCGAGAGAACTGTAGATCAGTTCGGGAAGGATGAAACACCAACCAGGCAAATTGTCACAATTTAAATGTTAACTTGATCACAGAGCAACTTACGTGTAAAATGCACCCCACATGGAAagcagcacccctcccccaccaacaaaTAGGAGTTTATTCCACTTCTTAAAGAGTCAGACTTAGAAAGAAAATACTCAAATGCTCAGATTTGCTAAGCCCTTTAAAACGTTCAAAGTGCTTGACACACAAAATGCAAACTCTTCCCCTACCTTGCACAAGAAGTCGATGTCATAGAAGGCAGATAAAAGCGTCGTAGACATTTCGAGATCCTGTAGTGATCGGAAATACAGGAAGGACCGAAAGATCCCGCTTTCCTCGGAGGCTTTGGAAAAGCCACGACTAGATAGGAAAGGGCTGATTACTTGAGATCCGAAATGGTCCAATCACTTTCCCAGCAGGGGTGGGTTAGTGGGTGCCCGGCCAAGGCGGCGCCTACTGCTGCAGCGAGCTGACTGCTGGAACTCTGCAAGCCCCGTGCTCGGCACATATATAAACGCCGGACAGCGCAAGGGGCGGGCCCCAGTCGGGCCCGCCGGGGTCTCCCAGCAACACCGCCCAGTCGTTCccacccggccctgccccctcctcagcaGCTCCGCTGCTTCTGATTGGGCGCCGCCAATTTCTTTCAGGGGCCTGGAGTGCAgggaggtgctgtggggctgAGCAGCAAAGAAAGAGCGGCGGGCGGGGTAGCTGTCGGTTCTACGGCTAGCGTCATGCTCACTCGGGGTTGCAGTGAGCCATTGACTAGTCTTGTGACTCTGCTATGCACAGGGTTATAGAGTGGAAAGTGTATAGAAAGCATTCTGCCAGGCTTGCTacacaatgcactgtgggtagcagGCAGTCCACTACACACGGGGTGCGCTGTGTATACACTTGTATTTGTAAACACCGTGCAGTATAGACAAGGCTTGCTACAGACTGCACCGTACACGTGTACAGAAAGCATGGTCCTATACATGGAGATTTGCTATGGAAATGCAGAGGGCACTTACCGAATGCACAGTGCATATACGTTTGTTACAAAGCACTCAAAAGTAAGAATTGTTACAGAAGGCACTACCTAGAAACCACGCTAATATGTAAGAGTTATTGACGCAGAAAACACTGCAGACGTATCTAGGAGGCTCTGATTATTTGATAGTAAACtcctgtattttcttttaaaatgcctCGGGGAAACCAGTGTCCCTTTTCACGCTACCATCTCCCTGACGAGGAAGTTTCAACCAGCACGTGTCGGAAAGGGCTTCCCTCTCGGCTTAATATTCCTGGCGAGTAGACTGCGAAGCTTAATACAAAGGAAGATGTACCCAAGTACCTCGGAGTGAAACGGGAcgcctcttcctccctccccaccgaACATCAACTTTTGCCACGTAATTGGTTTGAAACAAACTCTGGCTCCTCGCTTGCTGCGCCCGCGGAACTAGCGGACGGTCGCCAGGGTGTGTTACTTTGCACCACAAAGCGCGGCTGGCTAAAGGGCtcgggtttgggggggggggagggaagaaagaaagaactatTTCCCCTCCCGGCGGGCGGCTCCCGCACAGCAAAAGGCCTCCCCCGTCCCGCGCCGCCTGCACCATGCGCCCGCCTCCCGGAGCTTTCCAATAAGGCCTAGTAGATCACAGGGACTTGGCAGCCGGTCAAGGTCTTGTGATACGATCAGCAAAGCCAATTTCGTGTCCTTTGACTTGGAGCCCCAACGCCCGTCCCTGGGCAGCAGCACCGCGGGGCTGGGAAGAGGACCCAGGCTCGGCCGCTCGCTCAGTGCCCTTCCCCGGGCAGGGTGCGCGAGGGCGGGGTGCAGCCGCCCGGGGAAGTGCAGCCGCACAGCGGCCCCGGGCTGGCGCGCTGCCTAGCttttgcagggagggagggaggaaggaagcccGTGGTAGGGGTGAGTGGAAGGGGACGGAACCGTATCGGGCGCCACACctcggccgggggagggggggcacacgTACGGCCCGCCTGGGTTCCTTAGCCACGCAAAATATACGCGCGCCTCAAGACAAATAAGCAACGAGCCTGGCGTATCTGAGTCTGCACGGCCCGGGCGGGGAAGAGTTAACCGCGGGAGCTCTTTCTTTGCAGCCCCCCCGCGGACACTGCTCTTTCTGTGCAACTGCCCGGCCAAGTTATCCTTTCCCCTCCAGCTCTtgtcccagcagctcctcaggCGTAATGGCCCTCCCTCCTAAAGAGCCCTCGTCTGGACAGTAGCTGGGACGGGAGGGGGGCGCTAGAAAGGGAGCTAAACCCCGCTCTCCCCGAGAAACAGCGGATGTTTTTAACCACACTGTACACGGCAGGTAACCCCGCttgtcctcccccctcccccggcattCATAAATCTGGCCCGGCTCCGACACCCAGGCTTGTATAAACACGTTCGACGCTACGATTCTGCAGTCCCAATACTTGCGTTTGCTAACGGTTGGAACacaagcaagggggaaaatggATGCGCGTGTAAAAGTTTCCCTGCAAGTTTTGGGTTACAAAAGCAGTGGAGACGTTTGATCCTCTTTCGGTTCTTTCTGAGCTGGGATGTCAAGCCCTGAAAATCCGAGGGTGCAAGTCTGCCCACGTCAGCAGGAAACCTGCACTTTGCAAAGAAATTTACCAAAGGAAAAGCAACTTCAGTGGCGTTTTATTGGGACATTTTGCGCCAGGTCTTCACACCAGGTTTTCGCAAAACAGCTCACGCCTCCATTTGGCTTCTTCCTCAGTGTGACTGTGTCCAGCCCCGCGGAGAAATGCACTTCTGGGAGCGGCTGCAGTTTAGCAACCTCTCAGCGCAGCAGCACAGTCCCTCCTCCTGCAAAAGGCAGCACAGGGTGCGATATGTCACCCCATTGCTCAATCTGTTAAAAGGTCACAATTGCTGACAGTGTGTTAATAAACCATAAAGAAATTGAAACTAACGTGGGCCATTACCTCTccgtttaaaaataaaagataccCGAGAAGAAATTGCACCGGGGGTTGGGGGAAACCAAATCACATTCCTTGCTGTACCACAATCCTTCATGGGACAAATCTCTAACTCACCAAATGCACCTTGTAAACTAATCTACTTGGCAGCACTTTCTAACTCGCGGCTGAGAAGCTGCGTTGCTAAATTGGAGGTGGACGTGACATGTTGACATTTAGTCTCGCAGTGGTTTTATGGTAATATGTCACCCTCTAGTGCCCCAACCCTGCGAAGGCATCCCAGTTACAGGAGGCAACAATATTCCATTTTCATCGGTATCCGAACAAAACTTAAATTTTCCTTTAATATGTTCCTGCAGTTCTGTGAAAACATTACGTTGTTAGTGATTTACCACGTAATGAGACTCAGGTcctaaaatggggaaaaatttaAACTGGGATTACCCTTCTATATTTCCAATAATGTATATTTTCTCCTTAGCCGCCTCCATTCATTTGGTTTCATGCTAATGTGATTAGTTCaaacttccctctcctccccctatTCAAAAACTAAACCGTGTAATAAGATTAGAAAACACCATGTTGAGGGAGATCCTGCCCCTTAGTTACCAGTCTAAGTAAATACAAAGTTTATGAAGATAATCATGCAAAAAGCAGTGTATAATCAGCGTTTGAACAACAAATACTTTGATACATTGACTCAGATCAAATACATCACAGATAAGTTCTCTCTACTAGACACTGCTAATCCTGTACTGCAGCTGCTGTTTAAAGTTTAAAGGTTTCTGATTTAGTAGTTATACAGTAACCCAAATCACCAACAATATGTGGTGAAATGTATGCAAGATGATGTAAAATTATTTGCTCTCTATAAACTAGGAGATATTACTTAGTTTAAagttacactttaaaaaacattgaTAAAGAAGATTAAGATTTAAAGTAGTTTTGTTCACTGATTAACCATGTTCTTGAGGCTTTACAAAGTTACTTATGTTCTGTTATAAATCTTGTGGATATACTACTGTGCTGTTAAAAGTTGTTTTACTCATTTTTATACCATTCAAACTACCAAGCCCCACACAAGAAGAGCAGCAATGAAGGATTTTTGAAATTCAGCAGGATTAATTTCTATTTGTATTATCCCATAAAAAGTGAATAGCTATAccacatgttaaaaaaaagtcaaaaaggtGTGTAAAGTGACAGTTGCTAACTGTTAGTGTTGAACAAATGTACTTACAGATAGCTGAGATAAAATTTATGCTATTTATCTAATGATCAGAAAACAGCtttttcataaaatatatttgatgATGACTAATCTggattctgtttttatttattagtaaataggataaaatgaATACCTGTGAACTGTCCTTTCATTGTAAACTAAGTTTTCCTTTGCCTCATTGAAATCTCATGTTTCTTTATTATTGAAAGTTATTTACATGAGAAATGCTGAATCATGACACTGCCGTTATAGAAAATATTTATGATAAAAAGTCACTGCAATAAAAGATAATattctgttttcaaaataaaCCACTTAGGCTTTAATTTCAGTGTAGTGCTTATGCAGTGGAAAGCAAATATGTCAAACTGCTCTCTTCCACTTTTAActcttaaataaaaatgtttaatgcatttttttcaaaatatttttcagagcccAGTTTAGCAGCCCATTCTAGTTATAACtgtattattaaaaattaacaatgATACAACTAACACTTGCTAGAGAAATTCATTTTACACTAATTGAACTGGGCTTCAGGTTTACATTGAAGATTAAGCTACTGTATAAATAATATGAAACCTCGCACTGTCACTAGTTCTTAGATAATGTTGTATTATAGTGCCACCTACTGGGATATTAAGAATATAACTTAAAGCATCTGAAAGTACTAAGCTTCAGAAACTCTTGTATTGaactattaattatttttcagtaaGATTTCCAATTAACATTTACTAAAAGACATGAAGGGTGAAAGTGCAAATAAAGAATCACTGTTTGATCATAAGCCCATACTCTTGCAGTGATAATTTAAAAATCAGTCTAGAGTAAGTTATATATCTTTGTTTTGGTTACTGCATGCATGCTATACAGGTTTTAGCTCTTGATTAAATAATGCACTGagtctttttaattatttatttgaacTTGTTATGATCTTGGAACCAAATTCAAGAATTCAGAAAGAGAAATGTACAAAACACACATAAATAAGAAGACTCCAGATCTCTCTTGATGATCTGAGACAACACATTGCTATATTCAAAATCTCCTAAAACAGACTgtaatgtcaaaataaaattattctgaTCACCATCAGAAGGTTGCTATCAGATTTGCTCTATTTTggaaaggcctgattctgctatcTTTACTCATACCTTACTTACAGAGTAAAGTACACTCTAAGTGAGCAAGCATGACCTCATATGGTTCTAAAATGaaaagcatgttttattttgaaCACTGGTCTTCATTCTGGAAAGGGCTTCAAACCCAGCCTCTGGTTTGAAGGTAAAATGTTAGCACTCTGATACCTATTTTCTGTGCAGGAGCAATCAGGCACTTGGCAGCACTTACACATCTATTTGCACCTGCAAAACAAGaggccacttttaaaaatcaggctccTATGCTTCCCCCAGGTTAAAAATGGAATGAAGTTAAAAACTCAGATTCAGGCTTGGCATGGGCAAGCAAAGgaagtcaatatttttttttaggaacagtttttcaaaaaatcaaaataaaacagtaTCAGGTTAATATTCTGAGTGTGTTAAGAATTGCTACATGctgacaaaaggaaaaacaaagtcaAGAATTATGGCATTGGAGTAGAGGAGGAATAACTTGTGGGATAAAGCACACCAGATCGGCAGGTGGCCTGCACCTGGATGAATGGAAAATATTAAGGTTAGCTGCTTTGCGTCCTACAGTAGCTGCAATAAACTATGCTGGTCTGAATGAAATTagtaaatgcatttaaaaaaatcttctcctACAGCAAGTCTGACAAAGATTCAATGGACtcatgaaaaatgtgtttttagcATGTACTATTAAAAAGGTTTACTACAGTCATTAAACAAATATATCCCGTCCCAAACCTAGAGAGAATTCAACTCTTTGTTCACAATGTAATAAAATTTATACAACCAGCACAGGACAAACTGCCAGTGTTTCACTTTTCAGGATTTTCTTTGTTCTTGCAAGCATCATCATCAAGTTCAAGCAAGGTTAATATCTTAAGACAAGTTGATATTCTTTCGTTCTGAATTGCTAATCTTGTGAATTCCACAGTTTTGGAAAATTCTGGAGTTGGCGGTAGCTCTTTAAGAAGCTGTGTAACAAGCTTCGCTTGATCAGATGCTCTTCTTGCCAATCGAAGGAATTCTCCTTGATCTGGCGAATTTAAATGAGTGGCTGGTATGAGCAAGAACAGATGTTTACTAAGCTGTCTGACGTTAGTCAGCGTCTCTGCCCAAAAATTCACTTCCCCTTTATTAAACAGGTTGTCATCTTCCATctcaatgaaaagaaaaacaacaaagatCAGTGGTTTGATGATAAAGGGCAAATAATCCAATATTAAACAACATTAAGGGGAAATAATGCTGATAAAAATATTACTAAAACAGTTTCTTTGCTGTTCTATGTGAGGGTAAGGGTTCATATATATCTCTTCAATTTACTCAAAGATTTGGAAAGCCCAAAGCAAAGTTTCCCAGTGTGCCAATGACATATCTCCAGAAATCAGGCACTTATGATGTAACTTTTATTTTGGAAATAGCGGAAGTAAAAACAGCCTAAATATTTGTGCATGGTGGGGAGTGCAGAATTAGCTTTCCTTCCACTGTGTCACTGTCTTATATTATACAGAGACCTCAGTAATCAGTATGGTAATTGGGTATATCATGGAGCTTTTGGAGTAGATTAATTAATAAAGGAAAATTACGTCAGTCAAGGAAACAGTAGTAGAACATCAAAAAGACATACGTAAACCAAATGCTTAAGAAAAGTTTCATAAGACATTTGAATGGTCATTTTATCATATCAGTTGTCAGCCAGTGTTTCAAAGATGTAGCTGATGCCACTACTACCAGT
Protein-coding regions in this window:
- the ZFP36L2 gene encoding mRNA decay activator protein ZFP36L2, which translates into the protein MSTTLLSAFYDIDFLCKSEKTLSNLSSMLDKKAVGTPVTSPSSSFAPGFLRRHSTSNLQALANSSKFPSSSGSSSSSSSSSSSFGSLKETGTGGGGGGGSSSPTALLNKENKFRDRSFSENGERSQHLMQQLQQQAGKGGGGAPINSTRYKTELCRPFEESGACKYGEKCQFAHGFHELRSLTRHPKYKTELCRTFHTIGFCPYGPRCHFIHNADERRPAPGGGTAAPAAPHHHPHPPPPPHPAGSTGDLRAFAPRDPPLGGGGGFGPPRGAGERPKLHHSLSFSGFSAHHQHGCGQQQPGGRLEAALLESPGGSRTPPPPASASYCDELLSPPCANNAFAFSGQELGSLIAPLALHSPSFAASPAAAAAAVAAAAFYRCQQQQPPPPPGGSCPAPPASPPFSFQPLRRLSESPVFDAPPSPPDSLSDRESYLSGSLSSGSLSGSESPSLDSGRRLPIFSRLSISDD